A genomic region of Zea mays cultivar B73 chromosome 6, Zm-B73-REFERENCE-NAM-5.0, whole genome shotgun sequence contains the following coding sequences:
- the LOC118472294 gene encoding photosystem I P700 chlorophyll a apoprotein A2-like, which translates to MGPEITVSKLRAADQCKGGTAILTLLGGFHPQTQSLWLTDIAHHHLAIAFIFLIAGHMYRTNFGIGHSIKDLLEAHTPPGGRLGRGHKGLYDTINNSIHFQLGLALASLGVITSLVAQHMYSLPAYAFIAQDFTTQAALYTHHQYIAGFIMTGAFAHGAIFFIRDYNPEQNEDNVLARMLDHKEAIISHLSWASLFLGFHTLGLYVHNDVMLAFGTPEKQILIEPIFAQWIQSAHGITTYGFDILLSSTNGPAFNAGRNIWLPGWLNAVNENSNSLFLTIGPGDFLVHHAIALGLHTTTLILVKGALDARGSKLMPDKKDFGYSFPCDGPERGGTCDISAWDAFYLAVFWMLNTIGWVTFYWHWKHITLWQGNVSQFNESSTYLMGWLRDYLWLNCWLGEPAREPGASRTESLFRAR; encoded by the coding sequence AGTGTAAAGGCGGAACTGCCATTCTGACCCTTCTTGGGGGATTCCATCCACAAACACAAAGTTTGTGGCTGACCGATATTGCTCATCATCATTTAGCTATTGCATTTATTTTTCTCATTGCCGGTCATATGTATCGAACTAACTTCGGAATTGGGCACAGTATCAAAGATCTTTTAGAAGCACATACTCCTCCGGGGGGTCGATTAGGACGTGGGCATAAAGGCCTTTATGATACAATCAATAATTCGATTCATTTTCAATTAGGCCTTGCTCTAGCTTCCTTAGGGGTTATTACTTCCTTAGTAGCTCAACATATGTACTCTTTACCTGCTTATGCATTCATAGCACAAGACTTTACTACTCAAGCTGCTTTATATACTCATCACCAATACATTGCAGGGTTCATCATGACAGGGGCTTTTGCTCATGGAGCCATTTTTTTCATTAGGGATTACAATCCGGAACAGAATGAAGATAATGTATTGGCAAGAATGTTAGACCATAAGGAAGCTATCATATCTCATTTAAGTTGGGCTAGCCTCTTCCTAGGATTCCATACCTTGGGCCTTTATGTTCATAACGACGTTATGCTTGCTTTTGGTACTCCAGAAAAGCAAATCTTGATTGAACCTATATTTGCCCAATGGATACAATCTGCTCATGGTATTACGACATATGGGTTCGATATACTCTTATCTTCAACGAATGGCCCCGCTTTCAATGCAGGTCGAAACATATGGTTGCCCGGATGGTTGAATGCTGTTAATGAGAATAGTAATTCGCTTTTCTTAACAATAGGACCTGGGGATTTCTTGGTTCATCATGCTATTGCTCTAGGTTTGCATACAACTACATTGATTTTAGTAAAGGGTGCTTTAGATGCACGCGGTTCCAAATTAATGCCGGATAAAAAGGATTTCGGGTATAGTTTTCCTTGCGACGGCCCAGAGCGCGGCGGTACTTGTGATATTTCTGCTTGGGATGCGTTTTATTTGGCAGTTTTCTGGATGTTAAATACCATTGGATGGGTTACTTTTTATTGGCATTGGAAACACATTACATTATGGCAGGGCAACGTTTCACAATTTAATGAATCCTCCACTTATTTGATGGGATGGTTAAGAGATTACCTATGGTTAAACTGTTGGCtcggcgagccggctcgcgagcccggAGCGAGCCGAACTGAATCGCTTTTTCGAGCTCGCTAG
- the LOC100280595 gene encoding 60S ribosomal protein L39-like isoform 1 (isoform 1 is encoded by transcript variant 1), with protein sequence MPSHKTFRIKKKLAKKMRQNRPIPYWIRMRTDNTIRYNAKRRHWRRTKLGF encoded by the exons ATG CCGTCCCACAAGACCTTCCGGATCAAGAAGAAGCTGGCCAAGAAGATGCGCCAGAACCGCCCCATCCCCTACTGGATCCGCATGCGCACCGACAATACCATCAG GTACAACGCCAAGCGCAGGCACTGGCGACGCACGAAGCTCGGCTTCTGA
- the LOC100280595 gene encoding 60S ribosomal protein L39-like isoform 2 (isoform 2 is encoded by transcript variant 2) gives MRQNRPIPYWIRMRTDNTIRYNAKRRHWRRTKLGF, from the exons ATGCGCCAGAACCGCCCCATCCCCTACTGGATCCGCATGCGCACCGACAATACCATCAG GTACAACGCCAAGCGCAGGCACTGGCGACGCACGAAGCTCGGCTTCTGA